The Rouxiella sp. WC2420 region CGCAGCCCAATGGCAAAAGTGCTGGCAACTCGCACTGGTATGGGCGGCTTCCCGGAAGGGTGGGCGCCGGGCGAACATTATCCAACTGTGTGGGCGCGCCGCTTTGCTATCGACTTTGTTGGCGGCGAACTGAAGGCCTACGCTGACAAGGGCATCGAGCCGGTAATTAACGTGTCTTCTGGCAAGGTCAGCAGCATCGAAATTCTTTACGTTCAACCGTTTGATGGCTATCGTATTTTGTTTGACTGGACACCAACCAGCGACTCGGTTGAGCCGGTAGAGTTGCGTATGTTCCTGCGTTCGCACGATCATGCGCTGAGCGAAACTTGGCTTTACCAGTATTTCCCGCCAGCGCCGGACAAGCGTAAGTACGTAGACGACCGTCAAATGTCATAATTGAGTTTGAAACTGGAAAGTTTCGGGTTCTTTAAAGACGTTAAAATCGGCCATGGGAGAAATCTTATGGTCGATTTTATTTTTTAATTTCAAATTTTCTTTTTTAAGTTCAAGTTCTTAAATTTGAATTCAAATTCAAATTCAAATTCAAATTCATGCGCTTCGCTTACTGGGTTGCGACCCAGACACGCCCAAAGGGTATTCCAAGGCAAATACCCTTTGGAATCCCGTGCCTTTTGGTGTTGTTTACATGTACGGCACCAGTCGATGAGTTTGTTTCAGTGGCATTCGTGTATGGCGTTGGTCGCGCCGCTACGCGGTTCCTTCACTTCGTTCGAAAGCCAAAAACGTCTTTCTCTCCTCCGTTCAGCGCCGCCCTGATGCCGCCAATTTGGGCATCTTAATAAAAACCGGCAACTTGCTTTTGATGCTGCGCATGGCTTAAGTTCAAATTCTCAAATTCTCAAATTCTCAAATTTAACTTCTTGAATTCAAATTCAAATTCAAATTCAAATTCAAATTCAAATTCAAATTCAAATTCATGCGCTTTGCTTACTGGGTTGCGACCCAGACACGCCCAAAGGGTATTCCAAGGCAAATACCCTTTGGAATCCCGTGCCTTTTAGTGTTGTTTACATGTACGGCACCAGTCGATGAGTTTGTTTCAGTGGCATTCGTGTATGGCGTTGGTCACGCCGCTACGCGGTTCCTTCACTTCGTTCGAAAGCCAAAACGTCTTTCTCTCCTCCGTTCAGCGCCGCCCTGATGCCGCCAATTTGGGCATCTAAATAAAAACCGGCAACTTGCTTTTGATGCTGCGCATGGCTTAAGTTCAAATTCTCAAATTCTCAAATTCTCAAATTCTCAAATTTAACTTCTTGAATTCAAATTCAAATTCAAATTCAAATTCAAATTCAAATTCAAATTCAAATTCAAATTCAAATTCATGCGCTTCGCTTACTGGGTTGCGACCCAGACACGCCCAAAGGGTATTCCAAGGCAAATACCCTTTGGAATCCCGTGCCTTTTGGTGTTGTTTACATGTACGGCACCAGTCGATGAGTTTGTTTCAATGGCATTCGTGTATGGCGTTGGTCACGCCGCTACGCGGTTCCTTCACTTCGTTCGAAAGCCAAAAACGTCTTTCTCTCCTCCGTTCAGCGCCGCCCTGATGCCGCCAATCTCGACATCTAAATAAAAACCGGCAACTTAAAGTTAGGTCAAAAGATTTCTCTTCAAGCAAAAGACTTTTCCTCACTAAGTAATCAATACTCTTATTTATCTAAGTTAAAGAACGCATGTAAAAATTGAGAACATCACAAAACAAACTTAAAAAAATTTTGTATGAGTGATCGGTTTTTGACTGCTGTGGAGTTGCCGGTTTTTCTTGTTAGCTACTATTGGCGGCCTCAGGCCTACGCAGAGCGAGGGGAAGGGAGACGTTTTTGGCTCCCGACTGAGTGAAGGAAGCCCGAAGGGCCGTGGCCAACGCCACGCGTGGGGGTCACTGAAACGATCTCCTTTTTTTGCACTAATCTAGTCGCGAGGGATAAAACGCGGGAGTCCAGAGGGCGCGCGTTTATGCGCCTTCTGGCTGGTCTGGGCCAGCGCCCAGTAAGCGAAGCGCATGAAGTTGAACTTAAGCCGTGCGCAGCACAAAGATTTAGACCTTAAAAGTTGCCTTTAGATTCCAAATCTAAACTAACCCATGGCTGGTCTGGGCCAGCGCCCAGTAAGCGAAGCGCATGAAGTTGAACTTAAGCCCTGCGCAGCACAATGATTTAGACCTTAAAAGTTGCCTTTAGATTCCAAATCTAAACTAACCCATGGCTGGTCTGGGCCAGCGCCCAGTAAGCGAAGCGCATGAACTGCACAAAACTGAATTCGGCTCAGTCCAGCCAAAACCTCCCCCTGCATAAATTAAAAAGCTTTTGCCATTAATCCGTTTTTTACATCGTGACCCAGCTTGAGCAAGTTCTCAAAAGACTGCTCGGTTTTCTTGAGCTGTTCCATGAATTCCTGTGGCGTGAAATCATGTGCTTTGCTGCTCATATAAGCCAAGGCGAGTTCTTTGGAGTGATAGCGTTGAAAGTTATACATAAAAATCCTTAATAATCATCTAAGTAAAAGATAGCTTACAACGTGCTTACTTATGCAACTTACTATCTAGCGGTCAATGGGCTTATTTTCACGGATTATGCTTATAAGGTAAAAGCGTTTTCATTGATAGATTTGATAGCTGAAATTAAGCAAACTTTAGCTATTTAAATAAATAGTAAGGAATCAGTGGGCAAATAAATGAATAAAACCAGGAGATAGTTAATATATTGTTAATATTGATCTGGAAATGTTGATCCAAGTATTAAGTTAATTAGTTGAGAGAGGTTGCTATTACAAACTGTTGATACAAATGAAATAACTGCATTGATTAAAAATGCGATATCTAAAAAAGTGTAATGAGTTTAATACCATGCGGGACTAAGCTTAAAGGCAGGATATTTAGCAAGACCGATTTACCTATCATAAAAATTCCACTACTGAGGTGTTAATTATGAGTAAATTTATCTTCTCGTCTCCGCGTAAGTATGTTCAAGGCCGTGGTGTGCTCGACGATCTTGGCGATTATTTACCTGCGTTAGGCGGTAAATCTCTGTTGATTGCCGATGAAATGGTCTGGAGTATTGTTGGTAGCCGTGTCAAAGCCTCGCTGGACAAGGCCAACGTTGATTTTCATTATCAGCAGTTCAAAGGCGAAGCCTCAACCAATGAAATTAATCGATTGATAGAACTGGCGCGCAAAGAAGGTACCAAAGTGGTGGTCGGGATCGGCGGTGGCAAAACTCTCGATACCGCCAAGGCGATAGCCGATGAGCTAAAACAAAACGTTGCTATCGTGCCAACTGCGGCTTCAACCGATGCTCCTTGCAGCGCACTTTCAGTGATTTACACCGACGACGGCATTTTTGACACTTACCGCTTCTACGATAAAAACCCCGATTTAGTGCTGGTAGATACCCAAGTCTGCGCCCAGGCTCCTGTGAGGTTATTTGCTTCCGGGATCGCCGACGGTTTGGCAACTTTCGTTGAAGCTCAGGCCGTGCTGCGCTCGCACTCATCTTCCATGGTAGGGGGTTCGCCTACCATTGCGGGTATCGCTATTGCTGAAGCCTGTGAAAAAACCCTGCTGACCTACGGCTACAGTGCCTATACTGCCGTTGAACAGAAATTGGTAACGCCAGCGGTCGAAGCCGTGGTCGAGGCGAATACTCTGCTTTCAGGACTCGGCTTTGAAAATGCCGGACTCGCAGGCGCACACGCCATCCATAACGGTTTTACGGCTATAAAAGGTGACGTACACCATCTCACCCACGGGGAAAAAGTTGCCTATGGCACCTTGACGCAAATGGTTCTTGAGCAGCGCCCTGATGAAGAAATTGCCAAATACGTTCGCTTCTATCGCTCGATTAATATGCCGACTACCTTGAAAGAAATGCATCTCGAAAAAGAAAGCTACGAAAATCTGGTCAAGGTCGGGGCATTGGCGGGCGGTGAGGGGGATACGTTAGGGAACCTGAATCCTAATCTTTCGGCAGAAGACGTGGCTAACGCGATTTTAGCGGTAGATGCGTTTAGTAAAACAGTGAAGTAATTTTACTCGCAAGTCGCCCGCTATTGCCGGGCGACTATCTGAACAACTTGAACATTATTTTTGCAGTGCTTGCCACAGCAGAGGCAACGCCAAAGGAAGCTGTGAAATCAGATAAAGTATCAGTCCAATGCCTGCACCCACCAGCGTACCGTTGATACGGATAAACTGTAGATCTTTGCCGATATTTAACTCTATCTGCCGCGACATGTCCTTTTCATCCCAACTCTTTACCGTATCGCTAATATGGCGAGTCAGGAATTGAGCAAAGTCGGGGGCCATTTTTTCTGCCAGCACTTCCATTTGCTGATTCAACGAACTGCGCAGCGCCGGATCTTTACTTAGCGAATTACCTAGCCACAATCCCGCCTCGGCAACGCGTGCGTGCAGCCTTGAATCTTCACTATCCAGATCCTGCTTGATCCAGTTACGCAGATCGCTCCACAGCTCGACAATATATTGGCTGAGTTTGGGATCGTTTTTCAGATAGCTTTTAATTTCTTCGGCTCGGAAGGCCATTTGCGGATCATTTTGCAGACGGGCTATAAACTTCTCCAGTATGCGGTCAAAACTTTGGCGGAAAGCATGACCGCGATCGCTGCCTATATCGTCCAGTAAAGAATTAACTGCATTCGATACCATCGACGCACCGTTTTCACCTAACCATTCTGTCGGCAGCATTTTCGATTTAATTGGATGCTCGCGTTTGACCCAGCGAATAATCTGAGTCGCGATAAATTGACGGCTAGCAGGCTGGTCGAGCAAAACAATCAACTTTTGCA contains the following coding sequences:
- a CDS encoding DUF445 domain-containing protein gives rise to the protein MNKENELRRSKRNALLLLLIAAALFVVTLFLPQNLWINGVKAISEAAMVGALADWFAVVALFKRVPIPFVAAHTAIIPKNKNKIADNLAIFVQEKFLDPGSLVRLIRQHDPAQFIGKWLTSEDNTKQFGSYLLSFMRNFLDITDDKRIQQWVKDALYAAIDKVDLTKSVAALLESLTKDGRHQALLDQAMQKLIVLLDQPASRQFIATQIIRWVKREHPIKSKMLPTEWLGENGASMVSNAVNSLLDDIGSDRGHAFRQSFDRILEKFIARLQNDPQMAFRAEEIKSYLKNDPKLSQYIVELWSDLRNWIKQDLDSEDSRLHARVAEAGLWLGNSLSKDPALRSSLNQQMEVLAEKMAPDFAQFLTRHISDTVKSWDEKDMSRQIELNIGKDLQFIRINGTLVGAGIGLILYLISQLPLALPLLWQALQK
- a CDS encoding glycerol dehydrogenase, with translation MSKFIFSSPRKYVQGRGVLDDLGDYLPALGGKSLLIADEMVWSIVGSRVKASLDKANVDFHYQQFKGEASTNEINRLIELARKEGTKVVVGIGGGKTLDTAKAIADELKQNVAIVPTAASTDAPCSALSVIYTDDGIFDTYRFYDKNPDLVLVDTQVCAQAPVRLFASGIADGLATFVEAQAVLRSHSSSMVGGSPTIAGIAIAEACEKTLLTYGYSAYTAVEQKLVTPAVEAVVEANTLLSGLGFENAGLAGAHAIHNGFTAIKGDVHHLTHGEKVAYGTLTQMVLEQRPDEEIAKYVRFYRSINMPTTLKEMHLEKESYENLVKVGALAGGEGDTLGNLNPNLSAEDVANAILAVDAFSKTVK